Below is a window of Oceanipulchritudo coccoides DNA.
TCTCGTTCACGATGTCTGATCCGCAATATCTGGTCATCATCGTCAATGGCGACTGGCTCCGACCGCTCTTTGTATTTGGCAATCCCCCGGAAGATCCGGTGCCCGATCCGGCCGATCCGGCAGTACTGACAATTCAAACCGGCGACGACTACAAGACATTGGAAAACCGCATGAAACTTGCTGATTACCGGGTGATCAATTTCGCGCCGGGTTATCACGACATAGGCCTGTTCTTTCCCGTCTTCAGCAAGCAGACAATTTATATTCCGGGGGATGCATTTGTGGCAGGAACGATACTCGGAGTTGACCGGAAGAAGGCCCGAAATCATGCTTACGGAACCAAGCTGATCACGATGAACAAGGAAATTTTCGAGTTTCCCGCCTTTAAGCATGGTTACCGGCAACCCGACGATTTTGTTCTTATGGATTCTTCTAACCGCGGCAGGAAGGAGTTTCTTGGTTCGATTAAAGACTTCACGATCCGCGGTCGCGGCATTCTATCCGGCGAAAACATGGACTGGTTCAAGGGGCAGGAAACCATTCCCGGCTATATTATCCTTGTGGACCGGAGTGGGCGCAATGGTGTGCTGGAGGGGTTGACCTTCACTGGTCGGCACTTCCACTCGGCGAATTTCTTTGGTACCCCTGCCTTGCTTCGCAACGTCAAGACCTTGTACGGTTTTCACGGCAACACCGATGCCTCACAGTGGGGAATGGTGCGCCGGAACCTCTTCAGTATCGAGCAGGACGATGGGACCTACATTAAGAATGGCTTGGACATCGATGGCTGGCTGGCTTGGCAGCAGAACAATGCCAACGCATTCTGCTTCGCCCGCTCCATGCCCTCGGACGGCAATACTCTCGGGCATGCGATCGTTCGAAACGTCACCGTCATTGACGGGCGCTATGGCGCGTATTCGGTGAGCAATTTAGCCGGTGTGCAATACAACCCGATGCGTGGCGGATTCTGGCTCGGCATCAATCATGACAGGAAGGGCGCCAGTTTCGGCTACATCGCCGACATTGTCATGAAGGACATCTATTTTGAGACCATTGTTAATCCGCTCTTCCAGTTCGCACCAATGACTGGAACGGTTTATAACAAGATGATTGGCGCTGAGGACATCACCTTTGATAACATACATGTGCCGATGGGCCAGAACTGGAAGAGTATCTTCGGGGGACGGACACAAGCTCCCGATGATGTGATGCGTGGAATTGTCATCAGGGACTTGATGATCAAGGGCAAGAAGATCACCGAATTTGATGATTTTGCAAGGGTGCGCAGCAATGGCCGTAATCTGGAGGTTACCATTGAATAAGGTCTGGATAAATTGGCCTTCCTTCATTCTGATCCTTCTGCTTTTCAGCTCTTCCGGGCGGGCAGAATTCGTATCTGACCTGATTTACGGCACAGCCGCAGGGGAGGAGCTCAAATTGGATTTATCCGTGCCGGAAGGGGAGGGACCGTTCCCCGTTTGCATCATTGTACATGGAGGCGGATTTGAACGGGGAGATAAGGGAATTCAGGTCAAGCCTCTGTTTGAACCGCTGAACAAGGCAGGCTTTGCCTGGGTGAGCATCAACTACCGGCTTGCCCCGCAACACAAGTACCCGGGAAGCGTTGAAGATGTCGAGACGGCAATCCGTTGGGTGAAGGCTCATGCATCCGAATACAGCTTTGATTCCAAACGAATTGCCTTGATCGGTGAATCCGCTGGCGGCTATCTGGTTTCCCAGGTCGGCGCGCGCAACCTCGGGGACACCCGTGTCGCAGCAGTTGTTTCCTTTTACGGGCCATCGGATTTGATGACCCGTTTTGATGCAACTCGTGGAAACCCGTCCTCGAGCTTCAAGAATTACTTTGGCGTTTCCGAGGATACTCCAGCAACACGCGAACGGTTGATCGAAGCTTCCCCCGTAACCTATGTCCGCCCGGGTCTGCCTCCCTTCCTGCTTCTTCACGGCGATGAAGATTCTCGCGTGCCTTATGAGCAATCAGTCATTTTGTTCAAGCATCTCCAATCGGCGGGAGTGCCATCGGAATTCATCACGATCAAAGGCGGAAAGCATGGCATCCGAGGATGGAGCAAAATGGGCTCCAATTACGCCGTGAAGGTTGTCGCCTGGTTGAAAAAAACCCTTCCTGCGACGAAGAGGACAAAGTCAAAAAGCAAACCCAATGTGGTAGTTTTATTGTCTGACGACCTCGGCTACGCCGATCTTGAGTGCTACGGCGGACCGGTGAAGACACCCGCAATCGACGGGCTGGCTGCCGCTGGTATTCGCTTTACCGATTTTTATTCAGGCGCCGCGGTCTGCTCACCTTCGCGCGCGACCCTTTTGACTGGGCGCCAGCATATCAGGGCGGGCGTCTACAGTTGGATCGATAACAAAAGCAACCGCTCGCATCTGCTGGAACGCGAAATCACGCTGGCGGAAGTGTTGAAAGCGGCTGGCTATGCCACGGCGCATTTCGGGAAATGGCATCTTGGCCAGCCTACCTCAACCATGGCCAAGCCGACGCCTTCGAATCACGGATTCGACGATTGGTTCGCGACGGAAAACAATGCCCAGCCAAGCCATCGGAATCCCGTCAACTTTATCCGCAATGGCGAGGAGGTTGGCGAGCTGGAAGGCTACTCCTGCCAGCTTGTAGTGGATGAGGCGATACACTGGCTGGATAATGAACGTAGTCAGGACAAACCCTTTTTCCTGAACATCTGGTTCCATGAACCGCATAACCCACTTGGCGCGCCGGACGAGCTGACCACCGTTTACGGAGGCCCGGAGATGGACGGGGCATTGTATTCGGCAACCATTGACAACACCGACCGGGCAATCGCGCGGCTTCTGGAGAAGCTGAAGACCATCGGCGCCCCGGAAGACACCCTGATTATATACGCTTCGGACAACGGAAGCCTGCGGAGGGACCGGGTCGGTGACCTGCGCGGCAAGAAAGGGCAGAACTGGGAAGGCGGTATCCGCGTTCCCGGAATCTTCTCGTGGCCGGGGCATATCTCCACTGCCAAAGTGGAAACGACACCCGCCGGATTGGTGGATTTGCTTCCGACGGTGTGCGGGTTGCTTGAAATTGATCCCCCGACTGTTCATCTGGATGGCGCCGACCTTTCGGCCGTGCTGACGGGCAATCCCGAATCCTTTGTCCGCCACCAGCCGCTTTTCTGGCATCTTCAGAAATCCGTTCCGATTGTCGCGATGCGGGACGGAGACTGGTCCCTGCTCGCTGAGCCGGATTACGAGCTGCCCACCGATAATAAATTCAACGAGGCGTGGATTCCAGCGATCAGAAATGGTGGCTACAAAAACTATCAGTTGTTCAATCTGAAGACCGATCCCTCCCAGGAGCATGATCTGTCCGCCGAATTGCCGGAGCGGGTGGAACGGATGAAAAAACAGCTGCTGGAAATCAATGCCAGCATCATGGCGGATGGTACGGATTGGAATGCGGACCTCAATCCGACTAAGCCCAACATCATCCTGATCATGGCGGATGATCTCGGATATGAGTGTGTTGGGGCGAATGGTGAATCCGAGTATTCGACGCCCGCTCTCGATCGTCTGGCCGAGACGGGGATGCGCTTTGAGCACTGCTATTCCCAACCGCTATGCACGCCCTCGCGCGTCAAGCTGATGACCGGAATTTCCAATGTGCGCAACTACATCGATTTTGGAATTATGGATCCGCAGGCGACAACTTTTGGCTCGCTGATGAAGGAGGCAGGATATGCCACCGCCATTGCCGGCAAATGGCAGTTGGGAACGGATCCTGCCCAGCTGGAGAAATTTGGTTTTGATGAGTATTGCCTGTGGCAGTTGGAGATGAAGGGGAGTCGATATAACGACTTAGCTTGCCTTCAGCTAAACACGGGCGAGAAGCTATCCGGCGGATATGGTCCGGACAAGGTGAATGCGTTTGTGCGCGATTTCATCACGCGTCACAAAGATGAGCCCTTTTTCTGTTACTACCCGATGTTGCTGCCGCATGCACCGTTTGAACCGACGCCCGACAGCCTGACGCGTGACGCTGACAAAAAGTCCAACTTCAAGGACATGGTTGCCTACATGGACAAGATGGTGGGGCAGGTGGCTGAACATCTGGAGAAGCTTGGGCTTCGCGACAACACGCTCATCCTTTTCACGAGCGATAATGGAACACATGGAAGCATCACTTCCCGATTCAACGGACAGGAGCTAAAGGGCGGCAAAGGAAAAATGACGGATGCGGGCACGCGCGTCCCGTTCATTGCCAACTGGCCCGCGGTGATCCGTGAAGCGAGTGTCGGCAAGGAACTGATTGAGTTCAGTGATTTCCTGCCAACCCTGTGCGATGTGGCTGGAGCAACGCTTCCCGCTGATTTGAAGATCGATGGGAAAAGCTTTTACCCGCTGCTAAATGCGCTGTCTGGCAGTCCGCGAACAACCGTACATTGCTGGTATTCCAGAGATGGAACGGATCCCGCCAAGGAGTGGGCAAGAAACCAACGCTACAAGTTGTATCGCAATGGGTCATTTTATGACCTTCAAAACGATTCACTCGAAAAGAAACCACTTCGAATCAGGGAACAATCCGATGGAGTCATGGCTGTCCATTCACTTCTCCAAGAGGAATTAAACCGCTACGCCTTGGCACGGCCAGCGCATCTGGTCAAAGCAGATGACTTGCATAAGCAAGGTGGAAACTGAGGGAAAAATGATAAGTAGCACACAGCGATACACACTAAACAGGCGGACGTTGGGAATCCTCGCCTTTGTACTGTTAGGCGCACTACCATTGGCGGCAGAGGATCAGCGGCCGAATATCCTTCTGATTCTCTCCGACGACCACAGTCTGCCGCACCTGGGAGCTTATGGCGACCCAAACTGCCAGCGCTTTGAAATATCCCCTAACCTGGATGCCTTTGCCAAACAAGGTATGCGCTTCAATCGCGCCTACACGAGTTCTCCCCAGTGTGCCCCATCGCGCATCTCGATATTTGCCGGACGTTCCCCAGTCGGGGTTGCCGCCACCCGTTTTGCACAACCAGCCCGGCCGGATACACCGTTCGTGACGGATCAGTTGCGGGCCGCGGGCTATTGGGTCGGGCTGGATGGCCGAAACCATCACCTCGACGGTAAAAACAAGGAGCTACCGCATGTCGAGGAAGCGCTGGTTGGCGCGGGGATGCGTGGAGCCCCTTTCGAAGAGCGCTTCGATCATGTACACGGGGGCAACTCCACGAAGCGTGCCGCCTTGGAAAAAGTTCCCGAAAAAATCTCGGCAGCATTGGATAAAGTGCCTGGGGGAACCCCATTCTTTCTTTACTTTGGTTTTAACCAGCCTCACCGGAAGTGGGGAAAAGACCACGTGGGCATTGATCCGGAAAAACTTGTCCTGCCGCCAGACTGGCCCGATTTACCGGAAGTCCGACTCGACTATGCACGTTATCTCGCGGAGGTGCGCGATCTCGATCGCGGATTCGGAATGGCGATGGAGCTTCTCAAGGAACGTGGGCTGGAGAAAAATACGATCGTCATCTTCATGGGCGATAATGGCGAGGCATTGCTGCGTGGCAAAGGCACGCTGTTCTCACGCGGACTGAATGTCCCGCTTATTGTTCGCTGGCCCGGTAAAGTGGCGGCGGCAACCGTGAGTGATGCTTTGATCAGCGGGGTCGACCTCGCACCGACTATGCTGGCCGCGGCCGGTCTGGATAAAGGGGAGGGGATGACTGGCGTCAGTTTCCTTGGGGAATTGCTCGGTCAACTTTTCACCGGACGGACACAGCTGTTCGGCGAGCGGGGTTGGCATCATGGGCCAATCACCCGCACCGACGGGTTTGATCTTTCTCGTTCTGTCGTGACTGATCGATACAATTACATCTACAATGCCTTGCCTGATCGTGGCTATATTCCCGTCGACATGGCTGGAGGAAATGTGGCTTGGGAGGCTCTCAAGGCGGCCCATGAAAAGGGTTGTCTTTCCAATTTGCACGAGAAGATCTACTTCCAGAATCCCCGCCCCATGTTCGAACTTTACGACCTGGAGAGCGACCCGTTTGAGCTGCACAATCTGGTGGGGAAGGAAGCCGTCAAGGATGTCGAAAAATACCTGCGCGAGCAACTGGACCGCTGGATGATTCGTGAAGGTGACTATCTTCCGCTTCCATCCCATTCTCTTGCTACCAGTAGTGAGCACTAATCTGCCATATTGAATAATCACAAATATTTTTATCATGAAAAACACACTCCTCATTGCTATCCTTCTCGCAGCTTTCTTTACCGGCTTACAGGCTCAAGACCGCGATGATTACGGGATCTGGGCCCGTGGAAACCGGTACGAGCAAATCAAGTTCCCGTTCAAGGGCATCGAGGCGAGTCCGGCTTGGTCCGACATCGAACCAAATGAGGGGGAGTTTAACTGGAGTGAAGTGGATGAAAAACTGGAAGAAGCCGAAAAGCTTGGATTGTATGTTCTGCTGAGTATAAACGTCGGCCCGGATGCTCCGAATTGGCTCTACGAAAAAGATGTCGAGAAGGTCATGACAGAAGGCCACCGGCATTCCGGTCCTTACCCGGAATATACAAAGCCGGTCCATATTCAGCATTATTACCGGCTTATCGAGGAATTTGGCCGCCATGTACGCAGCCTTCCCGCTGGGCAGGTCAAACGGATCTCGTCCGTTCAGGTGAAGACCGGGGCGACCGGTGACGAGTCACCTCACAAAGGCGACCTGCTGGATGACAAATTTGAAATTTCAAATAAAGCCTGGACGGATTTCCGACTGGCAGCCTTCAAAAAGTTTCAACACGCCTTTCAGGAGGGAGCAGGCCCGGTGATTCCCCTGATGTTCACCAGTGTGGTCGGTGAGAAGTTTGACCCATCCCTGATCGATTGGATTTCGGACAACGTCAAGGGCGGATGGGGAACCAAAATGGGTGGGACCGGACAAGGTTACCAGATCAACGATGAGGTAAACCGGACGGCTGCCATTTTACCGCATACCATTGATCCCGCGCCCGATACTTGGGAATTGTTCACCCGCTGTGAGATGGACCAGGGTTGGAAAGAGGGGATTTATAAGAAGAATATCAAGCAGGCCTTTTACTGGACGAGCCTTTCGGCCCTGCACAGCGGGCTGTCGATGTGGAACATGGCCCAGTCGGCGCTCGATTGGCACCAGGAAAACAATTTCTGGGTGGATGCCCTGTTCTTTAACGAATACGCCGGCCAGACACATTCCACTGAGGCCACCGGCGCGTTTTGCGCATTGCGTGAGGGTCTGGATTCGAGCGACACGGAGAAGTTCCCGGAAGCTGAATTTGGAAACGCCTCCATTAAAAATGCGGATCGGTACCTTGCTATTTGCGTATCCCGTTCCGCCTATGGGGCGAAGATGGATGACGTCAGCGGTGTGCTTGCCGGGATGATGAAACAGCGACGCGGGCAGGAAGGCTTGAATGATGCCGGGTGGGGAATCTTCCGCGGGAACTATGAGCGTTTCCTGCACCAGATCGATGCCGACAAGACCAGCGTCGGCTGGTGGCGCGTGGGGGGTGCAATCACACCCGACAGTCCCATCTATGGCCGCTTTGCCCGTGGCTTTGAGCACGCGTCCGGGAAGGACCGTATGGGTTTCGATATCAAGGACACTTTTTTCTCTGGTCAGCCCTTGGCGGGCGCTTATCCCATCAAGGTCAGGATTGTCTATTACGACAAGGGACATGGCCAGTGGGCGCTCAATTATGATGCCACAGACAATTCCGACAAGCGGGCCGCCACGATAACCAATACCGATTCCAGAGAGTGGAAGGAGATAGTTCTCCTTCTGAAGGACGCTCAATTCGGCAATCGCGGACCGAACGGCGCGGACCTATCGCTAATCAACACCGATGACGAGGACGACATCTTTCACATTGTGGAAATCGGCCGGCCGCCACAACAGGTGAATTGATTGCCGCAGGGCAGCTGGGAGAGAAGAAAGTATGAACCTCAAAAAAATCAGGAGCCTATTTTGATGATCAATCGAAAATTCATTCGATGGCTGATGGCCGCGGTATTTTCAGCCTCCCTTGCCCAAGCAGAGCTCGCGCTGACGCCCCCGCTTGGGTGGAACAGCTTTGATAGCTATGGCTGCAATATCTACGAAGAACGAGCGATGATGGAGGCGGATGCCTTTATCGAAAAATTCGCGCCGCACGGATACGAATACTTTGTCATCGATAACGGCTGGTTCTCGTCGCCCGAGTCTGTTGAACAAGACGGGCTGCTGCTGGCCGTCACGACGCATGCCGACCCAAAAGATGTGGCCGTGAATGAGTACGGCATTGTGCAACCGTCCAAGCTCTTTTTCCCAAATGGATTCAAGGCGCTGGCCGACAAACTGCACGCGAACAACTTGAAGTTCGGTCTCCACCTCATGCGCGGCATTCCGCGAGTGGCGGTCGAGCGGGATTTGCCGATCAAGGGAACCCCATATACTGCCCGGGATATCTACACGACCGAAGGGGACTGCGGTTGGTGCGAATATATGCACGGCATTGATACGACCAAGCCGGGAGCGCAGGAGTTCTACAACAGCGTGGTCAACGAAATGGCCTCGTGGGGCGTTGATTTTATCAAGGTCGACCACGTCACTCATAAACCCGCAGATATCGAAGCCTATGCGAGGGCGATCGCCCAGTGTGGCAGGCCGATGGTTCTGAGTCTCTCCGCTGGGGGCACTTCCAATGTCAAATACCTCAGCTCCTACCGGCAGGCCAATATGGTGCGCACAACGCCCGATATTTGGGACCGGAAGGACAGTATCGATCATTCGTTTGCCTCGATGCGCAAGTGGCAAGGGTTGGAGCAACCCGGCACATGGCCGGATCTCGACATGATCCCCTTTGGTGAGCTGTGCATCCTGAACCGTAAATCGGTCAAGAAGAAGAAGCCGGGCAAGAGCGATGCCCAGTTTGCAGGCTACCTGCATCACTGGTGCTTTTTCACGGAACCGCAGAAAGAGACCTTTATCACGCAGCGTGCCATTGCTGCTTCGCCGATTATTATCGGCGGTTCGATGGTTAGCATGGATTCCCACTCGATGGAGTTGTTGACCAGTGCGGAGATGCTCGCCTGCGTCTGCAATGGCGTATCGGGAAAGCTGCTACATATGGAGGGTGCCATCGAGGCGTGGATCACACCGCTCAGGAATGAAGCGGAATATGGATTTATCTCCTACGATTACCCACAAGGCGGATGGATCGCCCTTTTTAATCGGTCAGAAGAAAAGCGGTCGGTCCCTCTTTCTGGTAAGTTCGCGAGTTGTTTCAGTTCCAAGGACTATACGCTCCACGACATTTGGAATAATAGAACCATTGAGTTCAGGAAAAAGGGAAAGCCCACCACCTTTGAAATCGAAGCCAACGGTGTGGTCTTCCTGAAGTATGAGGAGCTGTAATTCACCTGCACTGGGAAAGTGGAATAGTAACTAGGAAATGATCAGGATAATTAAATTAATCGTAGCCGTTCTGGGCATGGCATCATCTGCTCAGGCAGATAAACCCAATATACTCTGGCTGTTTTGTGACGATATGGCAGTGAACGCCATTGGCGCTTACGAAAGCCGTTTTGCGGACATGAATCCCACGCCGAATATAGACCGCCTGGCCTGGGAAGGCATACGGTTCGACAAATGCTATGTCGCTAACTCAGTCTGCGCCCCTAGCCGCGCTACATTACTGACCGGCAAGCACAGTCATAAGAACGGACTGCGTGGCAACCTGGAGGACTTTGACCATGATCAGATGCAGTTTCAGAAGATGATCGGCCAGGCAGGATATCAGTCCGCTATTTTCGGAAAGACACACCTGCGTGGCGATGTCCAGGGCTTTGACCATTGGGAAACTTTGCCGGGACATGGCAAATATGAAAATCCAAGTCTGAACACGGCTAACGGAACAATCCAAACAACAGGCCATTCGTCCGACGTGATAACCGACCATGCCCTGAATTGGTACTGTACCCGGCGTGATCCGGACAAGCCCTTCATCCTCATGGTGCACTACAAGGCACCCCACCGGAAATGGATACCCGCTTCAAGATTTGTCGGGGCATTCAAGGACAAGATCTTTCCCGAACCCAAAACCTTGTTTGACGACTATGAAACTCGAAAGCTGGCGGCCACCCATGCCATGGGTATTGGCAAGCATATGAAAGTGGAGAAGGACCTTAAGGCCGACCGCTGGCAGCACCGGAAGTTTCTGTTGGATGAAAGCTTAACCGGTGAGGCGCTGGTCCATGCCAAATATCAGGCGTATTTGCAGGATTACTTTGCCTGCGTTGCCGGGGTCGATGCAAGTGTTGGACGCCTGCTTGCCCAACTCAAAGCCGACGGTATCTACGACAATACCATTGTCATGTTTTCCTCCGATCAGGGATTCTATCTCGGTGAGCATGGTTGGTTCGATAAGCGTTGGATGTACGAGGAATCCTTTCGCACACCCTTTCTCGTCAAGTGGAGTGGCGTTACAACTCCCGGTAGTTCAAACAGCGATCTTGTCCAGAATATCGACTTTGCGCCGACTTTTCTCGATATTGCTGGCGTAGATGCTCCTGGGGAGATGCAAGGCGAAAGCCTCGTCCCGCTGTTTAAAGGCCAGACGCCCACTGATTGGCGGAAGAGCCTCTACTATCACTACTACATGACTCAGCACGGAACGACCCCCCACGAAGGGGTGAGCAAGGGCGACTTCAAATTAATCCGCTTCTACGGGGAAAAGACCGGGGGCACTGATCAATGGGAGTTGTTCGATCTGGAAACAGATTCTGCGGAATTGAACAATCTTTACGACAACCCTGATATGACCGGTAAAGTTGCGGAATTGAAGGCCGAATTGTTCCGGCTCCGCGATTACTATGATGTCCCCGATGAAAAAGTCGGGAAGGTCCAGAGGAATAACAGAGATGGGCATCGGGCGAATTTTAGATGAATATTTTTCTGTAACGAGAGAAGCTTGTGAAGAGACGAAACAAAAAATTGGTAGGGATAGGTGCTTGGGTTTTACTGTTGTTAGCCAGTTACCTTTCCAGTCAGGATGTCGAATCGCAGCCCTTCCTGTTTCAATCCGACCCGTTGGCACTTCGATCTGATTCGGTCACCGACGCGCTGCGCACAATCAAACTGACTGACTTGCCCGATGTACAGCCCGCCTGTCCGGTTCGTCTGTCGGGCGTGACACCGATGACCGAGCGCCTTTGGCGTGCGGCCTTGGCCGATATTGAAAAGAATATCGTGACGCATGAAGGGGTGACCTACTTTGGTGCCGGCGCGTCGTTCGGTTTCAAGGTCTACACGCGGGACATTTCCTTCGCCGGTATCC
It encodes the following:
- a CDS encoding sulfatase-like hydrolase/transferase, which encodes MAVIWRLPLNKVWINWPSFILILLLFSSSGRAEFVSDLIYGTAAGEELKLDLSVPEGEGPFPVCIIVHGGGFERGDKGIQVKPLFEPLNKAGFAWVSINYRLAPQHKYPGSVEDVETAIRWVKAHASEYSFDSKRIALIGESAGGYLVSQVGARNLGDTRVAAVVSFYGPSDLMTRFDATRGNPSSSFKNYFGVSEDTPATRERLIEASPVTYVRPGLPPFLLLHGDEDSRVPYEQSVILFKHLQSAGVPSEFITIKGGKHGIRGWSKMGSNYAVKVVAWLKKTLPATKRTKSKSKPNVVVLLSDDLGYADLECYGGPVKTPAIDGLAAAGIRFTDFYSGAAVCSPSRATLLTGRQHIRAGVYSWIDNKSNRSHLLEREITLAEVLKAAGYATAHFGKWHLGQPTSTMAKPTPSNHGFDDWFATENNAQPSHRNPVNFIRNGEEVGELEGYSCQLVVDEAIHWLDNERSQDKPFFLNIWFHEPHNPLGAPDELTTVYGGPEMDGALYSATIDNTDRAIARLLEKLKTIGAPEDTLIIYASDNGSLRRDRVGDLRGKKGQNWEGGIRVPGIFSWPGHISTAKVETTPAGLVDLLPTVCGLLEIDPPTVHLDGADLSAVLTGNPESFVRHQPLFWHLQKSVPIVAMRDGDWSLLAEPDYELPTDNKFNEAWIPAIRNGGYKNYQLFNLKTDPSQEHDLSAELPERVERMKKQLLEINASIMADGTDWNADLNPTKPNIILIMADDLGYECVGANGESEYSTPALDRLAETGMRFEHCYSQPLCTPSRVKLMTGISNVRNYIDFGIMDPQATTFGSLMKEAGYATAIAGKWQLGTDPAQLEKFGFDEYCLWQLEMKGSRYNDLACLQLNTGEKLSGGYGPDKVNAFVRDFITRHKDEPFFCYYPMLLPHAPFEPTPDSLTRDADKKSNFKDMVAYMDKMVGQVAEHLEKLGLRDNTLILFTSDNGTHGSITSRFNGQELKGGKGKMTDAGTRVPFIANWPAVIREASVGKELIEFSDFLPTLCDVAGATLPADLKIDGKSFYPLLNALSGSPRTTVHCWYSRDGTDPAKEWARNQRYKLYRNGSFYDLQNDSLEKKPLRIREQSDGVMAVHSLLQEELNRYALARPAHLVKADDLHKQGGN
- a CDS encoding sulfatase family protein, whose protein sequence is MISSTQRYTLNRRTLGILAFVLLGALPLAAEDQRPNILLILSDDHSLPHLGAYGDPNCQRFEISPNLDAFAKQGMRFNRAYTSSPQCAPSRISIFAGRSPVGVAATRFAQPARPDTPFVTDQLRAAGYWVGLDGRNHHLDGKNKELPHVEEALVGAGMRGAPFEERFDHVHGGNSTKRAALEKVPEKISAALDKVPGGTPFFLYFGFNQPHRKWGKDHVGIDPEKLVLPPDWPDLPEVRLDYARYLAEVRDLDRGFGMAMELLKERGLEKNTIVIFMGDNGEALLRGKGTLFSRGLNVPLIVRWPGKVAAATVSDALISGVDLAPTMLAAAGLDKGEGMTGVSFLGELLGQLFTGRTQLFGERGWHHGPITRTDGFDLSRSVVTDRYNYIYNALPDRGYIPVDMAGGNVAWEALKAAHEKGCLSNLHEKIYFQNPRPMFELYDLESDPFELHNLVGKEAVKDVEKYLREQLDRWMIREGDYLPLPSHSLATSSEH
- a CDS encoding beta-galactosidase, translated to MKNTLLIAILLAAFFTGLQAQDRDDYGIWARGNRYEQIKFPFKGIEASPAWSDIEPNEGEFNWSEVDEKLEEAEKLGLYVLLSINVGPDAPNWLYEKDVEKVMTEGHRHSGPYPEYTKPVHIQHYYRLIEEFGRHVRSLPAGQVKRISSVQVKTGATGDESPHKGDLLDDKFEISNKAWTDFRLAAFKKFQHAFQEGAGPVIPLMFTSVVGEKFDPSLIDWISDNVKGGWGTKMGGTGQGYQINDEVNRTAAILPHTIDPAPDTWELFTRCEMDQGWKEGIYKKNIKQAFYWTSLSALHSGLSMWNMAQSALDWHQENNFWVDALFFNEYAGQTHSTEATGAFCALREGLDSSDTEKFPEAEFGNASIKNADRYLAICVSRSAYGAKMDDVSGVLAGMMKQRRGQEGLNDAGWGIFRGNYERFLHQIDADKTSVGWWRVGGAITPDSPIYGRFARGFEHASGKDRMGFDIKDTFFSGQPLAGAYPIKVRIVYYDKGHGQWALNYDATDNSDKRAATITNTDSREWKEIVLLLKDAQFGNRGPNGADLSLINTDDEDDIFHIVEIGRPPQQVN
- a CDS encoding glycoside hydrolase family 27 protein, producing MINRKFIRWLMAAVFSASLAQAELALTPPLGWNSFDSYGCNIYEERAMMEADAFIEKFAPHGYEYFVIDNGWFSSPESVEQDGLLLAVTTHADPKDVAVNEYGIVQPSKLFFPNGFKALADKLHANNLKFGLHLMRGIPRVAVERDLPIKGTPYTARDIYTTEGDCGWCEYMHGIDTTKPGAQEFYNSVVNEMASWGVDFIKVDHVTHKPADIEAYARAIAQCGRPMVLSLSAGGTSNVKYLSSYRQANMVRTTPDIWDRKDSIDHSFASMRKWQGLEQPGTWPDLDMIPFGELCILNRKSVKKKKPGKSDAQFAGYLHHWCFFTEPQKETFITQRAIAASPIIIGGSMVSMDSHSMELLTSAEMLACVCNGVSGKLLHMEGAIEAWITPLRNEAEYGFISYDYPQGGWIALFNRSEEKRSVPLSGKFASCFSSKDYTLHDIWNNRTIEFRKKGKPTTFEIEANGVVFLKYEEL
- a CDS encoding sulfatase family protein; translation: MASSAQADKPNILWLFCDDMAVNAIGAYESRFADMNPTPNIDRLAWEGIRFDKCYVANSVCAPSRATLLTGKHSHKNGLRGNLEDFDHDQMQFQKMIGQAGYQSAIFGKTHLRGDVQGFDHWETLPGHGKYENPSLNTANGTIQTTGHSSDVITDHALNWYCTRRDPDKPFILMVHYKAPHRKWIPASRFVGAFKDKIFPEPKTLFDDYETRKLAATHAMGIGKHMKVEKDLKADRWQHRKFLLDESLTGEALVHAKYQAYLQDYFACVAGVDASVGRLLAQLKADGIYDNTIVMFSSDQGFYLGEHGWFDKRWMYEESFRTPFLVKWSGVTTPGSSNSDLVQNIDFAPTFLDIAGVDAPGEMQGESLVPLFKGQTPTDWRKSLYYHYYMTQHGTTPHEGVSKGDFKLIRFYGEKTGGTDQWELFDLETDSAELNNLYDNPDMTGKVAELKAELFRLRDYYDVPDEKVGKVQRNNRDGHRANFR